The genomic region AGCAAGAGAGAGGGAAGGGTGTGACTGTGTGACTGCTGGGGAACTGGTCACATGATTAGCATCTGCAATGCCACTAACACCAGTGTCATGCTGTGGGATGAGAGTGGTACCTGTGTCATAGCCCTCCACCATGGCTGCCGTGAGGCCACACTTCCCCGCTGTGTACACATCTCCTCCATCTAAGGTGATGGCGTCAGCCTCGTTTTGCTGGTTGGAGAGCAGGAAGTATCAATGTCAAGATGCCCTTATAATCCCAGACCATGAGCTTTCACACATTCCACCCTTCACCTGTCCCTACTGTCCCCATTGTCTCCTGGATTGTGGATTACTTGACGGGCATGGCTGTGTCTCTGACAGGGCTGTGAGCAGCAGATGGGCACCCAGGGGGACGATCTCGTCTCCCTTCCTGTTCACCCTCTAAACGGCTGACTTTAAGTACAACACTACGACCTGCCACATGCAGAATTTTTCTGATGTCATGGTCATAGTTGGTTGTATTAGGGAAGGTCAGGAGGGGGGATACAGGAAGCTGGTGATGGACTTTGCTGAGTGGTGCAATAAAAACCAGCTGCAGCTCAACATTGGgaagaccaaagagatggtggTTGATTTCAGGAGGTCAAAATGACCCTTGTGCTCGGTCACTATTGATGGAGGGGAGGTGGAAGTGGTGGGCATGCAGGTACCTAGGAGTGTCCCTGGATAGCAGGCTGGGGTGGACTGTGAACACAGAGGCCCTGCTCAAAGAGGAACTGGGCCGCCTCTACTTCCTGAGTAGACTCTGGTCCTTTGGAGTCTGCGGGTCTCTGTTACAGCAGTTCTACCAGTCAGTCTTCTACGCTGTGATGTGCTGGGGCAGCAACGCTACAAGAAAGGACTCAAACGAACTCAATAAACTCATTGAGAAGGCTGCCTCTGTTCTGGGAGTCCACCTGGATTCCTATGAAACAATTGTCCAAAAGAGATCACTCAAGATGATCTGCTCCATACTGGACAATGCCTCACACCCCCTGCATCACACCCTAGTCAAGCAGAAAACCACATTCAGCGACAGACTCACACATCTATGGTCATTTTTCCCAGCGGCCATAAAAACCTGCGATAAGTGCCCCCCCCCGATTCCCTCTCTGCCACTCAGTCGCCAGCCCTCTAGGACAGTATTGTATATCTATATTTGCACACTTTATTTTGCACATTGCAATCTACTATTATAGCACTGTGTCTTTTGTTTATGTACAGTGATGGTATTTTTTGAGTGTGCTCCTTTAGGAATTTCCATGGGGATCAATGAAGTACTACTACTATTGGCCCCAGAGTCATACATACCAGAATCTTCCTTATGCAGTCATTTGTAGTGCTGGCTTTGACGCATCTGATCCCTTCTTCATTCAGTATGTTCATACTCTGGTTCatccactgactgcacttcacCGCCTCAGCATTCCCAACTGCACACCACCTTAACGCGCCGTGCTGTTTTGTCTCTGTGGGAGGAGTAATGCAAATGAGAAGACGTGTGATTGGATCCCCTGACCCTGGAGGAGTGAGGTGGCAGGTACCGATTCGCCATGCTGCCCTGAAAAACAGTGACTATTGATAAGCAAATAACTTGCAAAGTGAATTAAAAGCTAAGGAATAAAAGTATGTTTTAGACGAGATTTAAAAACAAGCAGTGAAGGTGCCATTCTAGCATTTAGGGGTAAACCATTCCGATTTAGGGGCCAGGACAGGCGAGGCTGGGTCACCTCTCTGTTTTAGGCTGGTCTTTCCGGCAGAGACCAAGCTGGGGTATAAGGAGTAATCAGGTCTTCTAAGGAGTGATCAAGTCGTCTTgtagcttttcatgtaaacaggaCAACCTTGTAGTTCATCCTAAACTGCATATTATGCCAATGGAGGGCAATAGGTACTGGTGTGATGTGGTCGCTTAGCTGACCCCCCCAGTACAGGGCAATTAGAGGTATCAAGCTGAGATGAAATAAATGCATATATGGCTAtttcaaaataaacaaatggtaaaatatgtgtttgtgtgctcagTAAATACAAAGGATGCATGTGTGTGCTAATTTAGCTACTAACCTCCATTGAGGGTCCGGATGACGGCCATATAATTAGCCCCCAGATAGGTGAAAGCATcagagctggcaggagtctgaaCCAACTGAACAGTGTCGTCCTTAAACATCAGGTCCGTCCCATTGTATTGGGCTGATGTGAAAAGGTAGAAGTTCTTCTTGAAAAAGCGTAGAACTTTAGTTAGATAGAGATGAAGCCATATAGTTCTTTTCTGTGGTGTAGAGTGTGGTATGTGGGACAGTGTACCATAGCCTCCTGGAGGGCATTCCAGATGAGTTTGGCAAGGTATGTGTCATCGCGGCTGACGACAGCGTGGGCCGGGATTCTGGCCAGGTGGCAGGTCTTGTAGAAGCTGATGGGCCGCCTACCGCCATGCTTACAAAGAAGCTCGTAGCCGAATTTCTCCGCCGCTGTCAGGAAACCAGAGGATGCAAAGTCACCCCAAGTCCAGCACTGGGTTTACTGCTTGTTCTGGCTGCATCCTGAGAAACATACCTGGCACGGTGGTATGCTTCACAAAGGCCACCTGCCCTGCATTTTCTTTGAGGCACCTAGACACAGGAGGAACAGGACAAAAGACTTCAGTTAAGTGACTGGACATACTGTTCCTGAAGATACTGACTTATTCTTAAGGCAAAGGCAGACCAAGAGGCTTAATCTTAGCAGACTCTCAGTTGGAGCGgcgactgtgggggaaaatgcACTGCTGAGGGAGTATGCACTGCTGAGGGAGTATGCACTGCTGGGGGAGTATGCACTGCTGAGGGAGTATGCACTGCTGAGGGAGTATGCATTGCTGGGGGAGTATGCACTGCTGAGGGAGTATGCATTGCTGGAGGAGTATGCACTGCTGAGGCAGTATGCATTGTTGGGGGAGTATGCACTGCTGTGGGAGTATGCACTGCTGTGGGAGTATGCACTGTGGGGGAATATGCACTGCTGGGGCAGTATGTACTGCGGGGGAATATGCACTGCTGATGGAGTATGTACTGCGGGGGAATATGCACTGCTGGGGGAGTATGCACTGCTGAGGGAGTATGCACTGCTGAGGGAGTATGCATTGCTGGGGGGAGTATGCACTGCTGGGGGGAGTATGCACTGCTGAGGGAGTATGCACTGCTGGGGGAGTATGCACTGCTGGTGGAGTATGTACTGCGGGGGAATATGCACTGCTGGGGGAGTATGCACTGCGGGGGAATATGCAGTGCTGGGGGAGTATGCACTGCTGAGGGAGTATGCACTGCTGAGGGAATATGCACTTCTGAGGGAGTATGCATTGCTGGGGGGAGTATGCACTGCTGAGGGAGTATGCATTGCTGGAGGAGTATGCACTGCTGTGGGAGTATACACTGTGGGGGAATATGCACTGCTGCGGCAGTATGTACTGCGGCGGAATATGCACTGCTGGGGGAGTATGCACTGCGGGGGAATATGCACTGCAGGGGAATATGCAGTGCTGGGGGAGTATGCATTGTGGGGGAATATGCACCTGAAGGCACCGCCGTAGTCGTAGTAACCTTCGGTGTGGGAGTATGAACAGCTACCGATGCACTGTTTGCACAGGCTGGGGTACCCCACAGCCCCGGGGACACAGCTGGCATTGAAGAACTCAGACACAGCTGTGGAGCACAAAGACGGACATGTGCACATTTCTGCCATAAATGGTCTTAAACAGGAGCCTtaccacaaacaaacacaaaaattaGGTGTTCGATTCCCACTATCTACTCCGAACTGGtccatttattgttatttattgtctAAATGCATTTTTGCTGATATAAATGCGTGTTGTGATACTGTAAACCTTCAGTTTCCTTCAAGATTAGTGggattgcctgtctgtctgtctgtccgtccgtccctCCCCCCCATTACAGTACATTACCTTGTTCAATTGTCCTGTTCTCTGAGGCATTCCACTGGATCTGCCCCATCTCCACCAAAGTTCCAATTGGGATATTCCACCCTGCAGAATTTGCGAGGCCTGTGTGGCAGGAATTCAAGCCTTTCAGCTCAGTGAATCCAAAACCGGTTCCATTCTTCGCTATGGCAACTGCGTAGTAGCAGGTGTCCGAGTCTACGGCAGGGATGAGAATGGCCATGTCAGTCACTGATATCACATCTCTCGCATGTGCTCTCTCCGGCATCATCAGTTCAATCGCTCTGCGCCGCATGGCAGTATTTCATGTTTTCTGTCCATAcctttcccataatcctctgcaaTGATGGGCTTCAGGCCCCTCGGAGGTTGGCCAGCTTTATATATATCTCCTCCATCCAGGGTGATGGCGTCTGCTTGACCAACCTGTGGAGGACAGTGGACATCGAAGCAGGGTCTTCAAAGAAGGAAGAGTACTGTGCGCCTGCTCTTAGGAGACAGCAACAGAACATGTAGTGGGGGAGGTGACCTTCACCTTGATGGCATTGATGCAGGCCGCTGTGTCGTTCCTTAGCACGCAGAGGAACTTGGACACCATGGATTTCAGGTTCTCGCACTTTTTATGCTCTTGCGTAGATGTCACACACCATCTGATTTTATCCATTTTGTACCCGTTTGAGACGCCGCTCTCATGAGGTACAATAGTCTGAACTAAGACAAGAAAAAGGTCCATTAACCTACCTGCCTATGATCACATATCAAACTCTGAATGGTCTTTCCAAACACTTGAGTGTAGTGGCACAGCATGCCTCCATACGCTAagattaataataatcaatGAACAAATGATAACTAACTTGGCAAACACGTCAAGTTCTTGAGTGTTCAGGGTCAGATGTTCTGGTCTCGGATCTGCTGGTCCTACTTACCGAGGATCCCAAGGAGCAAAGTGCAGTGGAGTGGGTTCATGGTGGATGTCTTCAATGAGTCGCTCAGAGCCAGCAGACTGTTGAGTTTATAGCAGGTTTCTTGACGTCATGGTGGGGGTTGGGGTGTGGAGGGGGACGGATGGACggccataattataaataatctttttttttgcctgtggACTTCAGCCCAGCCGAATCTTTTATGTGCTGCCGATGCCACAGGTTGGCCAGTGTCCACACCCATCACTGGACAGGATCTGTGACAACTTCAGCCTCAGAAATACAATGCGGAGCTGGACTCCGGTTACGGAAACAGGTAGTGTTTCTTGCACCCCGTGTTGGGGAGGTGGTTGCCACAGTGCGTCACCGCGCTGAGACGACAATGCGGGACGGATGTGGTTTCACACGCAGTGCCGGGGCGGGTGGCTGGCAGGATGGCATGACACAAAACAAAGGTGAGCTTGTCCTACTAGCAAATTGTGATCTCCTTGTGATGGGAGTCACCTGAGACTACAGCCAGTTTCAATAGCTTTGAACCACTTTCTCACACTTTCTTAACTGGGGTCAAAAAAGGGTAACGGACCCATTCAGATGATGAGCAGAGGAGACCTACTACTATTCAGGATCCACTGATGTCTTCCCAGCAGGCATGAGGTTTGCTCTGTAAACATAAAGACCTAAAATATTAAGGCCAGTAACAAAGGAGTTCAAATTTGCAAACCAGAGCCTGGAAACGCTGTACTCTGCAGGCCCTCATTTCTCTAGAGCAGTGCTTCTCAACCTCGGGGTCCTTGTGGACCCCCCCaaaacagtccatgtttttgccccCTCCTAGCTTCCTACAATAAGGCCCTCCTTAATGGTGAAGGACAACCCAGATGCAGTACGCCAAGACCACAGCACCTAGACAGGGGCACAAGGTAGAATTTCTGTCCCTGCACCAAGTTATTATGAAGGAACAACTGAGCAGGACCGTCAAGAAGCCACTGGGACCAGCTGAATCTACAAATCGACGTGACTCATAACACAGTGGGTGGGTCCCAGGTGCCCTTGAAGGTGCGTCACAGAAAGAAAGATGGTGCACATCTCCACCCTCTTCCTGCGTGGGAGTGTGTAGTGCATGGGTATAGCTGGGGATTTACAGGGGTTACTTAGGTTCATAATGTTTTAAGcgaaactgtgttttttttatagtCAGAACAAACAAGTTTCACAATCATTGATCCCATGTTACTTTAAAAGACAATCTCCGGGCTTAAGCACCAGATACTGTTCGGCCCAAGAACTGGAAGGAAAGTTTAACATCTGCTAGGTTGTGCAGGATGTAACCTGTTCATCCATCCAACCTCCAACCATCTATTCTGGTCAGGGCCACtggggagtctggagcctatgccagATAGTATAGAGCGCAAGGCAGGGGTAGATCTTGGGTgtgatgcctgtccatcgcagggcacattcacacacgagGTACATGTCTTTGTACTGTGAAAGGAAACCCACACCCCTATAAAAAGGACAAAACCAGCAGTGCCCCCATCCTACCTGAAAGGGAATCTTCCCCTCAATACTCATGTCATTTTCCCAGGACACTGTAACCCTATACACTCCAAAAACTGTCCCCCATGGGAGGGGACCAGGAAAAGGCTCTGAGCGAACACTTTTGTTTCACTTCAAAGAACAAACCCCCGAGATTTTGGGACCAACACCTTACTGGTAGTCTGGTGAGTCAGCTCCGCCCACATGTACACCTGAACAAAGAGGTGCCTGTTCTGCGTGCTGCTCACACGCACATCTGCACGTGCAAGGCAGAGATAGAGGAAGGGTTATTCGTGGATGGCCACGACAGGCCAGAGCACAGTGGGCATCTCTGTGTGAGAGCTATACTGTATTGGACCTAAGGAGGAGAGGTGTGCCTTTCACcgggaggttgctggttcaaatccctggtttgctagagtgatttcaccattgggctctTAGCCCCCAATTGTTCCAGGGACTCTCTGACCCTGGCTTCTCAAAAAAATGTACATGGTTAAAAGCATCCGCTAAACAAATGGAACAGATCCTGCAGAGCACCTAGCATATTCTGTGCAAGTTACATAATTAACAAAAACCACTTATTGTCTGGAAAGTGCAGTCGCGTATTTTGGGGAAATTAGAGAGTTTATTAAACTAAGGGGTTATTTTCCCAGTGAAAGAGGGCTTGTAGAGACTCGAGCAAAAAACTGGTATTCAATCTCCAGgctttcatttgtttatttagcagcagcttttgtccaaagcaagtgaggaaaacctGGGGTTAAAGTAGTAATACAGATTCTCGCCTACAGTCTTAAGAAGGGAATTGTGAGGTattccagaaggcaggattaACAAACCCTAAGCTCATCCTTCAATTCTGAGCTGACTGGCCA from Brienomyrus brachyistius isolate T26 chromosome 17, BBRACH_0.4, whole genome shotgun sequence harbors:
- the LOC125711477 gene encoding serotransferrin-1-like isoform X1: MNPLHCTLLLGILVQTIVPHESGVSNGYKMDKIRWCVTSTQEHKKCENLKSMVSKFLCVLRNDTAACINAIKVGQADAITLDGGDIYKAGQPPRGLKPIIAEDYGKDSDTCYYAVAIAKNGTGFGFTELKGLNSCHTGLANSAGWNIPIGTLVEMGQIQWNASENRTIEQAVSEFFNASCVPGAVGYPSLCKQCIGSCSYSHTEGYYDYGGAFRCLKENAGQVAFVKHTTVPAAEKFGYELLCKHGGRRPISFYKTCHLARIPAHAVVSRDDTYLAKLIWNALQEAMKNFYLFTSAQYNGTDLMFKDDTVQLVQTPASSDAFTYLGANYMAVIRTLNGETKQHGALRWCAVGNAEAVKCSQWMNQSMNILNEEGIRCVKASTTNDCIRKILQNEADAITLDGGDVYTAGKCGLTAAMVEGYDTDSCTSAGAEASSYYVVAVVRKGSGITWGTLKGKKSCHTAMGRTAGWNVPMGLIYRQTGDCNFKRFFNKSCVPGAKLGSSFCALCVGGANHACKPNSEEPYFGYAGAFRCLANGSGDVAFVRHTTVNENTDGKGPEWATKLKSTDFELLCPNGSSLTAPVTDYLTCHLAKVAAHAVVTRPESRAHAIKILNKLQARFGPAGGDTFKMFSSTGGVDLLFKDSTECLVEVPPNQSILEFLGAKYVDMVTSLRKCEESRSDLERACSFHSCQNA
- the LOC125711477 gene encoding serotransferrin-1-like isoform X2, whose protein sequence is MNPLHCTLLLGILVQTIVPHESGVSNGYKMDKIRWCVTSTQEHKKCENLKSMVSKFLCVLRNDTAACINAIKVGQADAITLDGGDIYKAGQPPRGLKPIIAEDYGKDSDTCYYAVAIAKNGTGFGFTELKGLNSCHTGLANSAGWNIPIGTLVEMGQIQWNASENRTIEQAVSEFFNASCVPGAVGYPSLCKQCIGSCSYSHTEGYYDYGGAFRCLKENAGQVAFVKHTTVPAAEKFGYELLCKHGGRRPISFYKTCHLARIPAHAVVSRDDTYLAKLIWNALQEAMNFYLFTSAQYNGTDLMFKDDTVQLVQTPASSDAFTYLGANYMAVIRTLNGETKQHGALRWCAVGNAEAVKCSQWMNQSMNILNEEGIRCVKASTTNDCIRKILQNEADAITLDGGDVYTAGKCGLTAAMVEGYDTDSCTSAGAEASSYYVVAVVRKGSGITWGTLKGKKSCHTAMGRTAGWNVPMGLIYRQTGDCNFKRFFNKSCVPGAKLGSSFCALCVGGANHACKPNSEEPYFGYAGAFRCLANGSGDVAFVRHTTVNENTDGKGPEWATKLKSTDFELLCPNGSSLTAPVTDYLTCHLAKVAAHAVVTRPESRAHAIKILNKLQARFGPAGGDTFKMFSSTGGVDLLFKDSTECLVEVPPNQSILEFLGAKYVDMVTSLRKCEESRSDLERACSFHSCQNA